The Anaerosoma tenue genome has a window encoding:
- a CDS encoding DedA family protein has translation MPQTGFAPLDWFLGLLDVWGHLIVIAFTVSENLFVIGSFTPGETVVMAAGFVSAGGHLNPWLVGVSSMVGTLTGSNLSYWFGRRGGRAALIKWGGKFFDQEHIVAAEEYFEQHGNKTVLISRFAAGFKNFVPVIAGVSRMRVWIFELYTFIGALMYTTLMVMLGRIFADNFDRAIAVARNITWFGLLLLVVMVGLVLWGRHRYIERKVDLLAERAAKDEADEARADSSGDGEAHGHDVP, from the coding sequence ATGCCCCAGACCGGCTTCGCGCCTCTCGACTGGTTCCTCGGCCTCCTCGATGTCTGGGGGCATCTCATCGTCATCGCGTTCACCGTGTCCGAGAACCTGTTCGTCATCGGTTCGTTCACCCCGGGCGAGACGGTCGTCATGGCGGCCGGGTTCGTCTCGGCCGGAGGGCATCTGAACCCCTGGCTGGTGGGGGTCTCCTCGATGGTGGGGACTCTGACCGGGAGCAACCTCTCGTACTGGTTCGGGCGGCGCGGGGGCCGCGCGGCGCTCATCAAGTGGGGCGGGAAGTTCTTCGACCAGGAGCACATAGTAGCGGCCGAGGAGTACTTCGAGCAGCACGGCAACAAGACGGTCCTCATCTCCCGCTTCGCGGCCGGCTTCAAGAACTTCGTGCCGGTGATCGCGGGCGTGTCGCGTATGCGCGTATGGATCTTCGAGCTGTACACGTTCATCGGCGCGCTGATGTACACGACGTTGATGGTCATGCTCGGCCGCATATTCGCCGACAACTTCGATCGCGCCATCGCCGTGGCCCGCAACATCACCTGGTTCGGGCTGCTCCTGCTCGTCGTGATGGTGGGACTCGTGCTCTGGGGCCGCCACCGCTACATCGAGCGCAAGGTGGATCTGCTAGCCGAGCGGGCCGCCAAGGACGAGGCGGACGAGGCCCGTGCGGACTCGTCGGGCGATGGCGAGGCTCATGGTCACGACGTCCCGTAG
- the nadC gene encoding carboxylating nicotinate-nucleotide diphosphorylase codes for MNPPIPPSDTLVAMALAEDLGMQPERFLGRRGARSPLDADVTTTSTVGAGVTFSGCVVARETGVVCGLPLVERVFSVLAQAADVAPAECFPLVAEGADVVPGEAVLEITGSARLVLAGERTALDILMILSGIATEARRWQREAGPSLVVTDTRKTMPGLRALSKYAVRVGGAANHRTGLYDMVLIKDNHIAHAGSVAAAVEAARRMHPELLVECEADSVEQAVGAARSGAHYVLLDNMDDEMLTRAAAAVREAAGDRDCLTEASGRITFERLSTLAATGVDRVSSSALTMARPLDFGLDAE; via the coding sequence ATGAACCCGCCGATCCCTCCCAGCGACACCCTGGTCGCCATGGCGCTCGCGGAGGACCTGGGGATGCAGCCCGAACGCTTCCTGGGGCGGCGTGGAGCACGGTCGCCGCTCGATGCGGATGTCACCACCACCTCGACTGTAGGCGCCGGTGTCACTTTCTCTGGGTGCGTTGTGGCCCGGGAGACGGGCGTGGTCTGCGGACTGCCCCTCGTCGAACGCGTCTTCTCGGTGCTCGCACAGGCGGCGGATGTGGCGCCCGCCGAGTGCTTCCCGCTCGTGGCCGAGGGGGCCGATGTCGTGCCCGGTGAGGCGGTCCTTGAGATCACGGGCTCAGCGCGGCTGGTGCTTGCCGGGGAACGCACGGCGCTCGACATCCTGATGATCCTCTCGGGTATCGCCACCGAGGCGCGGCGGTGGCAGCGTGAAGCGGGTCCGTCCCTCGTGGTCACCGACACGCGCAAGACCATGCCCGGGCTGCGCGCGCTCTCCAAGTACGCGGTGAGGGTGGGCGGTGCGGCGAACCATCGGACCGGCCTGTACGACATGGTGCTCATCAAGGACAATCACATCGCGCATGCGGGCAGCGTCGCGGCAGCGGTGGAGGCGGCGCGGCGGATGCACCCGGAGCTCCTCGTGGAGTGTGAGGCCGACTCGGTCGAGCAGGCCGTGGGGGCGGCCCGGTCGGGGGCCCACTACGTGTTGCTGGACAACATGGACGACGAGATGCTGACCCGTGCCGCGGCCGCGGTCCGTGAGGCCGCAGGGGACCGGGACTGCCTTACCGAGGCGTCGGGGCGTATCACATTCGAGCGGCTCTCGACGCTCGCGGCCACAGGGGTGGACCGCGTCTCATCGAGCGCTCTCACCATGGCGCGTCCGCTCGACTTCGGTCTCGATGCGGAGTGA
- the nadB gene encoding L-aspartate oxidase, translating into MDTVPAVLDTRYVVSFDTDAMPVERTGVLVIGSGIAGLTAALHASRLGGVTLVTKSEVTDANTWYAQGGIAGAVGEADSVDLHLADTLVVGQGLCDSEVVRAVVGEAAEALAELQDLGVRFDRGVTGKVALAREGGHSLPRVLHSGDATGAQVQDTLSAVVRRTEGIRLVEDAFLVDLLTEGDRCVGAVVMDRGSHATMALIADAIILATGGSGQAYRVTTNPGVATGDGVAAAWRAGAEIADMEFIQFHPTALDSDAAVRFLITEALRGEGAHLLDCELRRFMPDLHPLAELAPRDVVSREIEKVMHRCGRPNVWLDARHLGAGFLASRFPTITEGCREAGYDLSSDLIPVAPAAHYLVGGVRTDIDGRSSLPGLYAAGECAASGLHGANRLASNSLLEGLVFSRRIVRVLEGERVRQRPGRIYARVSAPLASADSRAVRPALQQLMSDHVAVTRSAEGLAKAAEGLENLSALLGGEHPHDIETRNLLVNAALVTGAARLREESRGTHFRTDHPDRDDATWRVHVVWRRGEAPWLEPVEGPETIPNAEDVR; encoded by the coding sequence ATGGACACCGTTCCCGCGGTGCTGGATACGCGTTACGTCGTCTCCTTCGATACCGATGCCATGCCCGTGGAACGCACGGGGGTGCTCGTCATCGGGTCCGGGATCGCCGGGCTCACAGCAGCCCTGCACGCGTCGCGGCTCGGCGGCGTCACGCTCGTGACGAAGTCCGAGGTCACCGACGCCAACACGTGGTACGCGCAGGGCGGGATCGCCGGAGCGGTGGGAGAGGCCGACTCCGTGGACCTGCACCTGGCCGACACCCTGGTGGTGGGGCAGGGGCTGTGTGACAGCGAGGTGGTGCGCGCGGTGGTGGGAGAGGCCGCCGAGGCGCTAGCGGAGCTCCAGGACCTCGGTGTCCGGTTCGACCGCGGCGTCACGGGCAAGGTCGCACTCGCGCGTGAGGGCGGTCATAGTCTGCCGCGGGTGCTGCATTCAGGGGATGCGACGGGCGCTCAGGTCCAGGACACGCTCTCCGCCGTGGTGAGGCGCACCGAGGGTATCCGGCTGGTCGAAGACGCCTTCCTGGTGGACCTGCTCACGGAGGGAGACCGGTGCGTGGGCGCCGTGGTGATGGATCGCGGCAGCCATGCCACCATGGCGCTGATCGCCGACGCCATCATCCTCGCCACGGGCGGTTCCGGTCAGGCCTACCGCGTGACGACGAACCCGGGTGTCGCCACCGGGGACGGCGTGGCGGCGGCATGGCGGGCCGGCGCGGAGATCGCCGACATGGAGTTCATCCAGTTCCACCCCACGGCGCTCGACAGCGATGCGGCGGTACGGTTCCTGATCACCGAGGCGCTTCGCGGCGAGGGCGCACACCTGCTCGACTGCGAGCTCAGACGGTTCATGCCCGACCTCCATCCGCTGGCCGAGCTTGCGCCGCGCGACGTGGTGAGCCGTGAGATCGAGAAGGTCATGCACCGCTGCGGCCGCCCGAACGTCTGGCTCGATGCGCGTCACCTCGGCGCCGGGTTCCTGGCAAGCCGGTTCCCCACGATCACCGAAGGCTGCAGGGAAGCGGGGTACGACCTGTCGAGCGACCTCATACCGGTCGCCCCGGCCGCTCACTACCTCGTGGGCGGCGTGCGTACCGACATCGACGGGCGCAGTTCGCTGCCGGGGCTCTACGCTGCGGGAGAGTGCGCGGCGTCGGGCCTGCACGGCGCCAATCGGCTGGCGAGCAACTCGCTCCTGGAGGGCCTGGTGTTCTCGCGTCGCATCGTCCGGGTGCTCGAGGGGGAGCGTGTCAGACAGCGACCAGGACGCATCTACGCGAGGGTGAGCGCGCCGCTCGCTTCAGCGGACTCGCGTGCCGTGCGCCCCGCGCTGCAGCAGCTCATGAGCGACCACGTGGCGGTGACGCGGAGCGCCGAAGGGCTCGCGAAGGCCGCTGAGGGACTCGAGAACCTCTCGGCCCTGCTCGGCGGAGAGCATCCCCACGACATCGAGACGCGGAACCTGCTCGTGAACGCCGCGCTGGTGACCGGTGCGGCACGGTTGCGGGAGGAGAGCCGGGGGACGCACTTCCGCACCGACCATCCGGACCGTGATGACGCCACGTGGAGGGTCCATGTGGTCTGGCGGCGCGGCGAGGCGCCGTGGCTGGAGCCGGTGGAAGGCCCGGAGACGATCCCCAACGCCGAGGATGTCCGATGA
- the nadA gene encoding quinolinate synthase NadA, which translates to MSGSAEALMTEVRALVRERRATILAHNYQAAEVQAVADVVGDSLELARLAAASDAEVIVLAGVRFMAETAAILAPDKTVLLPVPEAGCPMADMITAEQLAAWKAGNPGVPVVMYVNSSAEVKALTDVCCTSANAVEVVRSLGVSRVLFGPDRNLGRWVAGQVSEVEVSVWDGCCPVHDTVSLETVLRAREEHPGAPVIAHPECRPEVSAEADAVLSTSQMLRWVEVSDADTVIVVTEAGLLTGLAKVAPAKRFVGLTPPMVCADMKLTRLEDVRDALEGMTGRVTVPRDVADAARASLERMTSIG; encoded by the coding sequence GTGTCCGGCTCGGCTGAAGCGCTCATGACGGAGGTCCGGGCATTGGTGCGCGAGCGTCGCGCCACGATCCTCGCGCACAACTATCAGGCCGCGGAGGTGCAGGCGGTCGCCGACGTGGTGGGCGACTCGCTCGAGCTCGCCCGGCTCGCGGCGGCCTCGGACGCCGAGGTGATCGTGCTCGCGGGCGTGCGGTTCATGGCCGAGACGGCGGCCATCCTGGCTCCGGACAAGACGGTGCTCCTGCCGGTGCCGGAGGCGGGCTGCCCGATGGCCGACATGATCACCGCGGAGCAGCTTGCGGCGTGGAAGGCCGGGAACCCCGGCGTGCCCGTGGTGATGTACGTGAACTCCTCGGCCGAGGTGAAAGCGCTCACCGACGTGTGCTGCACGTCGGCCAACGCGGTCGAGGTGGTGCGCTCGCTTGGCGTGTCGCGCGTGCTCTTCGGCCCCGACAGGAATCTGGGGCGCTGGGTCGCGGGACAGGTGTCCGAGGTCGAGGTGAGCGTGTGGGACGGCTGCTGTCCGGTCCACGACACGGTCTCGCTGGAGACCGTCCTCAGGGCGCGGGAGGAGCATCCCGGTGCACCGGTCATCGCTCATCCCGAGTGCAGGCCTGAGGTCAGCGCCGAGGCTGACGCCGTGCTCTCCACGAGCCAGATGCTGCGGTGGGTGGAGGTGAGCGATGCGGATACCGTGATCGTCGTGACCGAGGCGGGACTGCTCACCGGTCTCGCCAAAGTGGCGCCCGCGAAGCGCTTCGTGGGCCTCACGCCGCCGATGGTCTGTGCCGACATGAAGCTGACACGGCTCGAGGACGTGCGCGACGCCCTCGAGGGCATGACGGGGCGTGTGACGGTGCCACGCGACGTGGCCGATGCCGCCCGTGCGTCACTGGAGCGTATGACGTCGATCGGATAG
- the panC gene encoding pantoate--beta-alanine ligase, protein MERLASKQEVRQAVAEARREGKRVALVPTMGALHEGHLSLVSAARDRADYVVVSVFVNPTQFGPEEDFEAYPRDIERDMDLLGAEGVDLVFAPTPEIMYASDAAVTVDPGPLGGVLEGAVRPGHFSGMCTVVTKLFSIALPDLAFFGEKDYQQLTIVRAMARDLDLPVKVIGCPTVRECDGLALSSRNVYLSSEERHAATVLYRSLRTAETLVLDGERDAAVVAGAMRDTVASEELAEIEYAAVVDAVTLEPITALSDRPARALVAARVGGTRLIDNIALEVG, encoded by the coding sequence GTGGAGCGCCTGGCGTCGAAGCAGGAGGTCCGGCAGGCGGTGGCCGAGGCGCGCCGCGAGGGAAAGCGCGTGGCGCTCGTTCCCACGATGGGTGCGCTGCACGAGGGGCATCTGTCGCTCGTGAGCGCCGCCAGGGACCGTGCCGACTACGTGGTCGTCTCGGTGTTCGTCAACCCCACGCAGTTCGGTCCCGAGGAGGACTTCGAGGCGTACCCGCGCGACATCGAGCGCGACATGGACCTGCTCGGCGCGGAAGGCGTGGACCTCGTGTTCGCCCCCACCCCCGAGATCATGTACGCCTCCGACGCAGCGGTCACGGTCGACCCCGGGCCGCTCGGCGGAGTGCTCGAAGGAGCGGTCAGGCCCGGACACTTCTCCGGCATGTGCACCGTGGTGACCAAGCTGTTCTCGATCGCGCTCCCCGATCTGGCGTTCTTCGGCGAGAAGGACTACCAGCAGCTCACGATCGTCCGCGCGATGGCTCGCGACCTCGACCTGCCGGTGAAGGTGATCGGCTGTCCCACCGTTCGCGAGTGCGACGGACTCGCGCTCTCCAGCCGCAACGTCTACCTTTCCTCTGAGGAACGGCATGCGGCGACCGTGCTCTACCGCTCGCTCCGTACGGCCGAGACGCTCGTGCTCGACGGCGAGCGCGACGCGGCGGTGGTGGCGGGCGCGATGCGTGACACGGTCGCCTCGGAAGAGCTGGCCGAGATCGAGTACGCGGCAGTGGTCGACGCCGTCACGCTGGAGCCGATCACGGCTTTGAGCGACCGCCCGGCTCGCGCGTTGGTGGCTGCGCGGGTGGGCGGGACGCGTCTCATCGACAACATCGCACTGGAGGTGGGCTAG
- the panB gene encoding 3-methyl-2-oxobutanoate hydroxymethyltransferase has protein sequence MSTTPSNKRAARVTTTRLAEMKAAGERIVMVTAYDAPGARAADAAGVDAILVGDSLGMTVLGYDSTLPVTMSDMVRATAAVSRGASRALVVADLPFLSYQVSIDEAVRNAGRLLVEGSAQAVKLEGGVEVADLVNVLVDTGIPVMGHVGLTPQSVNVFGGYKTQGKDTESAVDLVEDCLTLEAAGAFAVVLELVPVELARLISEELTIPTIGIGAGAACDGQVQVFHDLLGIGDFTPRHARRYAEIGEAITAALAEYSSDVRSGAFPAEEQSTHLDAEVAAELDRMVPFTGEGE, from the coding sequence ATGAGCACGACACCGTCGAACAAGCGCGCTGCGCGCGTCACGACGACACGGCTTGCCGAGATGAAGGCCGCGGGTGAGCGCATCGTCATGGTCACCGCGTACGACGCGCCCGGCGCCCGTGCGGCGGACGCCGCCGGCGTCGACGCGATCCTCGTGGGCGACTCGCTCGGCATGACCGTGCTCGGATACGACTCGACCCTGCCGGTGACCATGAGCGACATGGTGCGCGCAACGGCGGCGGTCTCGCGGGGCGCATCGCGCGCGCTCGTGGTGGCGGACCTGCCGTTCCTCAGCTACCAGGTGAGCATCGACGAGGCCGTGCGCAACGCCGGGCGGCTGCTGGTGGAGGGCAGCGCGCAGGCCGTGAAGCTCGAAGGCGGCGTGGAGGTCGCCGACCTCGTGAACGTCCTGGTGGACACGGGCATCCCCGTGATGGGTCACGTGGGCCTAACGCCGCAGTCGGTCAACGTCTTCGGCGGCTATAAGACGCAGGGCAAGGACACCGAGAGCGCGGTGGATCTCGTGGAGGACTGCCTGACGCTCGAGGCCGCGGGCGCGTTCGCCGTGGTGCTGGAGCTGGTGCCTGTCGAGCTTGCGCGTCTCATCTCCGAGGAGCTCACCATCCCCACGATCGGCATCGGCGCCGGCGCCGCGTGCGACGGTCAGGTGCAGGTCTTCCATGACCTCCTCGGCATCGGCGATTTCACGCCACGTCATGCACGGCGGTATGCGGAGATCGGCGAGGCGATCACAGCAGCACTTGCGGAGTACTCCTCCGACGTGCGCTCGGGTGCGTTCCCGGCCGAGGAGCAGTCGACGCACCTGGACGCCGAAGTGGCCGCCGAGCTCGACCGCATGGTGCCGTTCACCGGCGAGGGGGAGTGA
- the folK gene encoding 2-amino-4-hydroxy-6-hydroxymethyldihydropteridine diphosphokinase produces the protein MSADVFLGLGCNLGDRMATLGRALDGIAALDATYVLAVANVVESEPWGVTDQPAFANTVARVDTAIPADRLLVALKELEAGLGRTAGVRYGPRVIDIDILLYGDEEWETPALEIPHPRLAERDFAVTPLLEIAPDVRWPDGSAIAREGATEGRVSRVLGPVPGYEDRTPLPARVHAADGGGEDSWEQVASSQFNVAGGLTYATQLRFEASVLEQEGIPIAWDPLPPAEEYNLYLMPRTYKLLVPSRYADRARTLLDEVRSAPVVIDEDDVRGGPDGD, from the coding sequence ATGAGCGCTGACGTCTTCCTCGGACTGGGCTGCAACCTGGGCGATCGCATGGCCACGCTCGGGCGCGCGCTCGATGGGATCGCTGCGCTGGACGCCACGTACGTGCTCGCAGTGGCCAACGTGGTGGAGTCGGAGCCGTGGGGTGTGACCGATCAGCCCGCGTTCGCCAACACGGTGGCGCGCGTCGACACGGCGATCCCCGCCGATCGCCTGCTCGTGGCGCTCAAGGAGCTGGAGGCGGGACTCGGCCGTACAGCGGGCGTGCGCTACGGTCCGCGTGTGATCGACATCGACATCCTGCTCTACGGCGACGAGGAGTGGGAGACGCCCGCCCTCGAGATCCCGCATCCGCGGCTCGCGGAGCGCGACTTCGCGGTGACGCCGCTGCTGGAGATAGCGCCCGACGTACGGTGGCCCGACGGCTCGGCGATCGCACGCGAGGGGGCGACGGAGGGCCGTGTGTCCCGCGTGCTCGGCCCGGTGCCGGGCTACGAGGACCGTACGCCGCTGCCCGCACGCGTGCATGCCGCCGATGGCGGCGGCGAGGACTCCTGGGAGCAGGTGGCGTCCTCGCAGTTCAACGTGGCGGGCGGTCTCACCTACGCCACACAGCTCCGCTTCGAAGCGTCGGTACTCGAGCAGGAGGGGATCCCCATCGCGTGGGACCCGCTGCCACCTGCCGAGGAGTACAACCTCTACCTCATGCCGCGCACGTACAAGCTGCTCGTGCCGTCACGCTATGCCGACCGGGCGCGGACGCTGCTCGACGAGGTCCGCTCGGCGCCCGTCGTCATCGACGAGGACGATGTGCGAGGCGGGCCCGACGGCGACTGA
- the folP gene encoding dihydropteroate synthase has protein sequence MSVPGARVWRCGRFSLVLDRCLVMGILNVTPDSFSDGGEHADAVAALRHGKGLALEGADIVDVGGESTRPGSDPVSVVDELARTVPVVEALAHGLDVPLSVDTRRAEVAEACVAAGASIVNDVSGFRDPAMVAVAAACDAGLVVMHMLGEPKTMQAEPRYDDVVAEVREYLGVQARMLEEAGVAPGRIAVDPGLGFGKTTAHNLELLRRLDEIASLGYPVLVGASRKRFIGEVTGVATPSERVHGSTAVALWSASHGADVVRVHDVSATAESLAMLGAITGVEGVGDER, from the coding sequence ATGAGCGTCCCCGGCGCGCGCGTCTGGCGGTGTGGGCGCTTCTCGCTCGTCCTCGACCGCTGCCTGGTGATGGGCATCCTCAACGTCACTCCCGACTCCTTCTCCGATGGCGGTGAGCACGCCGACGCGGTCGCGGCGCTCCGGCACGGCAAAGGGCTGGCGCTTGAGGGCGCCGACATAGTGGACGTGGGCGGCGAGTCGACGCGTCCGGGTTCCGACCCGGTGAGCGTGGTCGACGAGCTGGCGCGTACGGTGCCGGTGGTGGAGGCGCTTGCGCACGGCCTCGACGTCCCGCTCTCGGTGGACACCCGCCGGGCCGAGGTGGCCGAGGCGTGCGTTGCCGCGGGGGCGAGCATCGTGAACGACGTCTCCGGTTTTCGCGACCCCGCCATGGTGGCGGTGGCCGCCGCATGCGATGCGGGACTCGTGGTGATGCATATGCTCGGCGAGCCTAAGACGATGCAGGCCGAGCCCCGCTACGACGACGTGGTGGCCGAGGTGCGTGAGTACCTGGGCGTCCAGGCGCGGATGCTCGAGGAGGCCGGCGTGGCGCCCGGGCGCATCGCGGTGGACCCCGGTCTGGGGTTCGGAAAGACCACAGCGCACAACCTTGAGCTGCTGCGGCGGCTGGACGAGATCGCCTCACTCGGCTATCCGGTGCTCGTCGGGGCGTCGCGCAAGCGGTTCATCGGTGAGGTCACCGGGGTGGCGACGCCGTCCGAGCGGGTGCACGGGAGCACGGCCGTGGCGCTGTGGTCGGCCAGCCATGGCGCCGACGTGGTGCGCGTGCACGACGTCTCCGCCACCGCCGAGTCGCTTGCGATGCTCGGAGCGATCACGGGCGTAGAGGGGGTCGGCGATGAGCGCTGA
- the folE gene encoding GTP cyclohydrolase I FolE, which translates to MDRIRIEQGVRLILEGIGEDTAREGLLDTPRRVANMYEEIFSGLEQDPAEHFTVTFNEGHQEMVLIRDIPLYSVCEHHLVPFLGKAHVAYIPGKHGRICGLSKIARVVDVFAKRPQVQERLTSQIADTLLDQLDPTGVLVVIEAEHLCMSMRGVRKPGTVTTTSAVRGIFERNAATRAEAMSLIKGAR; encoded by the coding sequence ATGGACCGCATCCGTATCGAGCAAGGCGTCCGACTCATCCTCGAAGGCATCGGCGAGGACACGGCGCGTGAAGGGCTTCTCGACACCCCGCGCCGCGTGGCGAACATGTACGAGGAGATCTTCTCAGGGCTCGAGCAGGATCCGGCGGAGCACTTCACGGTGACGTTCAACGAGGGCCATCAGGAGATGGTGCTCATCAGGGACATCCCGCTGTACTCGGTGTGCGAGCATCACCTGGTGCCGTTCCTCGGCAAGGCGCATGTGGCGTACATCCCGGGCAAGCACGGACGCATCTGCGGGCTCTCCAAGATCGCGCGCGTGGTGGACGTCTTCGCCAAGCGCCCGCAGGTGCAGGAGCGGCTCACCTCCCAGATCGCGGACACGCTCCTCGATCAGCTCGACCCTACCGGCGTGCTCGTGGTGATCGAGGCCGAGCACCTGTGCATGTCGATGCGGGGCGTGCGCAAGCCGGGCACGGTGACCACCACCTCGGCGGTGCGCGGCATCTTCGAGCGGAACGCCGCAACGAGGGCCGAGGCGATGAGCCTCATCAAGGGCGCGAGGTAG
- a CDS encoding type II secretion system F family protein, whose product MEYAVALLLFLSIGLIVWVVLSTFFSEERSVSKRLAGLTAYETVEAGVAHPQLRPFADRVLSPGWSRVRDGVAAAAPKGVSDRIRTQLTLAGNPGGIDVGRFLGLKALSAIFVTGLVLALAVLSRASAFAWLVGIVVCVASYWLPDAWLSAAVSRRQRQIRIELPDMLDMLTISVEAGLGFDQAIAKIVRMSHGPLAHEFARMLQEIQAGSSRGDALKRLTARTDVSELNTFATAVVQAEQLGIPIANVLRVQSKEMRLTRRQRAEEQAQKTPVKIVFPLVLCILPATLIVILGPAVVSIAKALF is encoded by the coding sequence ATGGAGTACGCGGTCGCGCTGCTGTTGTTCCTCTCGATCGGCCTGATCGTCTGGGTCGTGCTGTCCACGTTCTTCTCCGAGGAGCGGTCGGTCAGCAAGCGATTGGCCGGACTCACCGCCTACGAGACGGTCGAGGCCGGTGTGGCTCACCCGCAGTTGCGACCGTTCGCCGACCGCGTGCTGTCGCCCGGATGGTCACGTGTGCGAGACGGTGTCGCGGCGGCGGCGCCAAAGGGTGTGAGCGACCGCATCCGCACCCAGTTGACGCTCGCGGGTAACCCCGGCGGCATAGACGTCGGCCGGTTCCTCGGTCTCAAGGCCCTCTCCGCTATCTTCGTGACCGGACTCGTGCTGGCGCTGGCGGTGCTCTCACGCGCCTCGGCATTCGCGTGGCTCGTGGGCATCGTCGTATGCGTGGCGTCGTACTGGCTTCCGGATGCGTGGCTCTCTGCCGCGGTGTCACGGCGACAGCGGCAGATCAGGATCGAGCTGCCCGACATGCTCGACATGCTGACGATCAGCGTGGAGGCCGGGCTCGGGTTCGATCAGGCGATCGCCAAGATAGTGCGGATGTCGCACGGGCCGCTGGCGCACGAGTTCGCGCGTATGCTCCAGGAGATCCAGGCCGGTTCTTCGCGTGGAGACGCGCTGAAGCGTCTGACGGCGCGCACCGACGTGTCCGAGCTCAACACCTTCGCCACCGCGGTGGTGCAGGCCGAGCAGCTCGGCATACCGATCGCCAACGTCTTGCGCGTGCAGTCGAAGGAGATGCGCCTGACACGCCGCCAGAGGGCCGAGGAGCAGGCGCAGAAGACGCCGGTGAAGATCGTGTTCCCGCTGGTGCTGTGCATCCTCCCCGCCACGCTCATCGTGATCCTCGGCCCGGCCGTGGTCTCCATCGCGAAGGCGCTCTTCTAG